Genomic segment of Dioscorea cayenensis subsp. rotundata cultivar TDr96_F1 unplaced genomic scaffold, TDr96_F1_v2_PseudoChromosome.rev07_lg8_w22 25.fasta BLBR01000721.1, whole genome shotgun sequence:
CACAAGTTGCATGTTAGGATTGAGAGGATGATAGTAggtttttgacatttgagacaaaggTGGGCGAGTGTCTCGTGATCGGGATCATAAGTGAGATATTTGTCGGAATTGTTTTATCCaaaatgagttgacttgaagatgccGCAAAAAGtgtgtttggcatgttgtttATGACTGATACATAGTGATTCTGATGTGATTATTTACTGTGTAAGCGATTTGTAGCAAGAAAACAGGGGTCTTGGAACAGTAAGAGAAATTCGAGTGATATCGGATGGATAAATGCTAGAAATTTCGAGGACTGAAATAagaggaaggattgtaataccacgAACATGGATAGCTGTAGAAAATATACTCAGAGATACTATATagtggtagtaagatttttctacagattaatcttgttgagaaacccgcaagtgaaaagaataaggacctaagtgtaaaagttttttaaaaagatttttgggttaaagaataaatgaaaaggatggacatgaaatgtttatggaaaccgagggcTGAAAAGGTAgggatggaagggatctttttaaaatgttgttttataatccaggaCCATCTGGATAATTTGAgaaaaggacctttttgagaatactatttcataattcaaggatcaTTTGAGTTTTGAGATGTATGTGTacagaaattatgttttgagggactaaaattgaatttcggctgaaaactaagttggagaaaactctagatttttgatggttcatcttcttctcccttcatctACGACTATGGTAAccgagaagatgaagaaaatgggaAGAAAGTGGGTGagttttaaggagagggacttggagatcgttgGGTGAGCTCACGTGGAGGGATGGCTTGGGCTTGGTAAGAGAGCTTCCTCGTATTGTTTTTGGCATGTATATactatgcatgtatatatatgtatttatggttggatttgatagaaaatgttgatgaatttgaagaaatatgaAATGAGAATGACTTAGGagtgttgttttgagatgaaatttgtgtcAAAAACCTCATATCCATGATAAATCAAGGATGAGATCTGCCGGAATTACTCGTAGCAGATTCTGTAGCgaacgagattagggtttggtttgattaattaagttgatgattatgatgattaaggtgttaaattgatgatggttggattgaaattggttgggtttagccaaactGATTTAGTTGAGTTGAatcaattgattgagttgagtttgatttggtttaaccaagttcatttaattgaactggaattgggtttggatgagtaATTGcagtggttgggtttaattcgAATTGATCCATGTcagggtttgatcaaatcaagtcgAGTGTaattggacttgaatggtttggttgaattaaattggtcgAAGTTGATTTTGGGTCTTGGTTTTGGATGTCGGCTACGGGTTTTGGGCTCAACCAAGTTGAGTTCAACCGAATCTCTAGAgaaattaagttggttcaaggtggttggtttaattaaacctggttcagttgaatttgagtttggttcaggtGAATTTGATCTCGTCTCAGCGGAATCTGAGTAGTGGTTCAGTGTTGGTTCATGTCACTCTGTCCAAATCGAGTTGGCTTAATCAGTAATTGGAGACCAATCTGCTATATGCACGTGTTTGAACTCGATCTGGAGCTGAGTGGGCCAACTAGAGTAGTCGATTATTGATTTCTAGTATTTATcggataaattatatttttagtcatcgtatttatttatttttattatgttatcatgctaggtgttgattaggcttgggaggagttCCAGTGTCTAGCAAGAGAACTCAAGGACACgcgtgagttggtagtggctattattttaaataattgattaattattattattttgaaataattgtttaatggctagtattttggaaaataaatgtttaagtatttcattttatcatgtttgattccatatatagttgaaatatacgtatatttgtttgccattgatgttcatgataaccagATTGATCATATCtgcttttgtataattatacgatttgtgaatagtaaaaaatacatgtatatgtgatttaattattcggttcatgtatttatttttgatgggtatatatgctttgatttggagcgATTTACGtaaaaccatgtgagcatattaaagatgttttttactcggcattattagtagaattggttttcattctcggtATAGGAATCGGTATCGTGGATCCGGGCTTTTACCGGCATTATCGTTGTTATACTTTCTGGCGTTGCTgtgaaaaataatggttatttcggTGATGCGAATACTTGTCCCGAAAAGGATCCCGTGTTATGCATTTATACTGGATGGTAGTATTCGTCGTattttacttgatggttttgatgggcgACGGGCTAgggcccgactcatcgcagtagctgggtccccacgggccgcccctttagaggtggcgtggtggaccccggcattgattactacgagggccgcctggtgggagcgtagagccccgatcgatattcatcgggtagtgGGTCACCGACCgctgaaccgatgggtcaacgcaTGAGGACATGAGTTCTCGATGTCTCGAACTCTAGCCATGCGCCACGatgctagggtttagagagttttctagaccatgttatgtcaAGTGAGTGTTTGGGTATCGTCGTATTTTGAATTTCgagattttatgttatttttgaattgtgatgaggtaGGCTCTCACAAAATtgtgttttctcgagaaaaatcaaatcgatgttgatttatgttgaatttatgtttcaagagttctttaaagatgtatttttgctagaattctagtattttggaaaaattggaaaattatttgagcagttggtatttatatattttatatatatctgatttaagtatttgaaattattaagccactaccgaccaaccgaatgtgTCCGTAGTAAGCTCAGGAGCAGTGACCCTGATCGCCTCgattgagtatagcgctagtcgTGGTCGAGTccaggattgcagtgggtccccttcctttctttctatttattggtgtcgtgatctcaGTAGCGGTCAGTACCCAAATTTGAGTTATCagattcatggtatttatgtatttgaaccctcgtagttggtgtaaagttgaaATTGTGATTTCGTAGGTCtcgattttgtttaaacagtAGTGTCGCTTCcgctaaaagggaatttttaactCGATGGGTGCCAGCATTTACGCCCTGTAGAAGGGGGGGGTGTGACAAACGCTTCTCAAGTCGCAGAACAATGACATTTGGGTGACGAATCCCTAGATGGCAAATGTGGGGACCAGTCGATTTTTCCTCCCGGATATGAAGTTTTTCACGAACGCAGTACATATTCGGAGATGGTGCCGAACCTCATCTCAGCTCCAGCAACTCCAGTGTTGAAAACACAGTTGGGCAGTTGGACTTCCGATCCTTCTCCCAGGAAAATAGTCAGCATTGGGCTTCCGGATACCATTGAATTCTTGAATGCCATTTTAccttcaataaaaatatcaatattaattttcttgtacatgaattataagaagtaatgcctttacttgtacttgagcctcAAAGATGGAAGGAGGAATTAAAAGGGTCCCCACCGGGtgtgccagaatttgtgggatcgaaaatatgtgCCCTGGCATCGTGTCGATGAAGAGACACCaggcgatatatcgaatcacaaatgttattttattttatttatttttatctttgtaggcTCTTCCATTcttaatagaggcaagcctccattattaattaccccagactgaGATCTTAGGAACCTCCAATTAAGGGCTCAAGTATAAGTAAAAGGCGAGAAAATGTGccaattataaattttgctatttattttatatatatatatatatatattcactacaACATACaactttttatatgtatatatataactttatatcaGTGTTGCTGCCTATGCCTTGTCGCCACGTTGCATGCCTCGTTGTTGCCTTAAAATATAGAACTTATTATTGCCTtgaaatttgtatatttattttagatattgcCGCTGCCTCGAGATAATCTTTCCTGTCATTGCTTTGGGATGAGTTCACATGTGCAACAATATAACATTAAATGTAGTCCGGTCCATGCATCCTCAAATGATCATCTTAATATatcatttctcaaaaatatataatatatatatatatatatatatatatatattaatccatGCTCATCCCATGGGCATCCTTTAAATGGTGGAACCCGCCTTTAGATTCTTCTCTTTAGTTcaagtatgcatgcatgcacacaataacatgcttctcatttcatgcttctcatcatcttcattcatgatagcatcatcatcatcatcatgattatatcatcatgtttagcatcatcatcatcacagttagcatcatcatcatcatggttGGCACACAATAACATGTTTCTCATTTCATGCTACTCATCATGTTTAGCATTAGGAGATAGGATTGGATGGCTagaatttcatcatcaagcagaAATAGTCTAAGTTCGAGGCAATATATAAGATGGACGGTTCTGATTTGATAATCAGGAGATAAGATTGGAGGGctatgatttcatcatcaagaagaaatagtttaagttcgaggcaacatGAGTGATTCAGATGTTTGTATGATTGGAAGGCTGTGATTTCATCATTAAGCAAAAGTtgcttaagttcgaggcaatatATAAGATGGACGGTTCTGATTTGATAATCATGAGATAAGATTGGAGGGCTATGAtttcatcataaaaaataaatagtttaagttcgaggcaacatGAGTGATTCAGATGTTTGTATGATTGGAAGGctatgatttcatcatcaagcaaaagttgcttaagttcgaggcaatttAAGATGAATGGTTCTGATTCGATCATTAGGAAATAAGATTGGAGGAccatgatttcatcatcaagcagaAATAGTTTAAGTTTGAGGCAAGATGAATGGTATAGATTTGATCATCATTCGATTGAAGTAAATTCGAGGCAATCAGCTCACGTCCATTCCATGCAACTTacttatttattcaattattatttaagcCATATAGTTCACGTTGGTGATCAAGGCAACCTTCAACTCTGCAGGCCCATACAGCACATCATGAACTCTCGATCAATCTTAATTAGCACCTCCCATGGATATTTTTCATAATGTTGAtgttagttgtttttttttttttgtcaccgGAGATGGGTGTTATTGTTGGAGATTTTAATGGTAAAATGCATCTTTTATGTGAATGATTTCTTGTTAGATTGTTGAGATGTGAAGCTCTGAGTACAAGGCAGAGCTCTATGATTTCTTGTTGTTTCTCCTTAAATTCCACAGGCCGATGAGAAGAAGACTCCATATCAATGCTCGCATTTTTTCGTTGTTTCCAACTTCAATGTCTTCATTTGCTGCTTGTTCTCTTGCCTTagactattttttatttgagcTATCTTCTTCATTCATGCCCCTTGAAACATGATAGGGTTTAACAAGATTATCAATAGTTTTCCTCACATTTGTTGTTGCTTCAATGCATGTCTTCTTGGCCCAGGGTTAGGAATTgcttgctttgtagacttccAATCACCAAGAGATCAGTTTCTTTTGTAGTTGATTCGTCAATCTCTAAATCTTTTTGAAGACCTGAATCTCATATTGTCATCTGGAATATGATCATGAAGAAAATGGGGAGGCTTTCGACCCAAAACAGCAGTGCATTTCTCCTTATTATGTATCGAGCTCAATCTCTATGACTCTCGTACGTTTCACAGCGGCGTTCTTCACGCTCTCCGGCGACATTATCTCTAATGGCGGTGGAGACATGCACATCATCATCTTGTCGGCGTAAGCAACCAAGCGATCGTGGCTCATCGGACACCGAAACGAGCATGAGCGCGGACaatgatattgttctcctcaGGGACGAACGGGCGGACaatgatattgttctcctcaGGGACAAACGGCCGGAGCACCGATGATGGCCTTCCGATGCAGCACCTTTATCCTCCTTACTTCAATTATAAGCCATATCCTCATCAACAAGCACCGGCGGGATGGGACAAGCACGGGCTTAGCTTCTTCGTCCATTTATGACGACTGGGAGACGCAATGAAAGAATAATGACGAAAGTGAGCAGCAACATCGCCAGTAAACAATGGCGATGTGCATCATCGAGCATCGCTATGCGCAACAGCAGCAGATGCGTGGAGCGATAGTGGATGCGGTAGATCTCAATAGCGGCAGTAGCAAAGAATGACGAGCAAAAGAATGCTCTGGGATCGAGCAAATGACATCGACAAGCGGATAAAGTGGCAATAATCGGCAACATTGGCGGCAACGGCAACAATTACTGTATGTAGGCATCGGAGGAGAGGAACACCTTCGTCTTCTCCTTTTCGATCGTTCTTCTTTGCCTtcatcttccttcttcttctttcgtCTCTGTCTTCTCTTCTTTCGCTTCCGATCTTCCTTTTCTCATTCACTTCCTTCTTTCTTCGCCTCCTTCTGCTCTTCCTTCGTTCTTCAGTCTTTCGTTCTCCCCTCTCCTTCGTTCTTCTCTCCGTCCTTTTATAAAGGCCGGGTCGGTGTGCGGACGTGGGACGATCGTGAGGATGGTGGGCGGTTGTGAAGTCAACGGGTTGAATCGTGGAGGGCCACGACGCAACAcagagataaattttttttttaatattattatatttatcattatatattatatattatatattatatattattatcattatgatatattattatatatatatataaattaagaaaattattttatatatatttatattttattttgtaataattttttttatatatgtttcactaattagatttatttttatttattttattatatatatagtatttttttaattatattttattttgtaataatttttttatatatgtttcactaattagatttattttatttattttattattatatatatttatataaagttCTAAATCCGGTGAAACAACAACACCTAAAATACAAAACCTTCTGGGGGTCTAGATATAAGAAGGCCTAGatgcaaaaaattttaaaggccTAGATATAAAAATGCTAAGTTAGGATTACGGACTCTATTTGAGTATTTTCCCAGAAgcagaagagagagagagagagaagggggcTGGGAATTGAATGGGAGGAGATGGGAGAGACGCAGAAGGAGGGAGCGGAGATGGCGGCGCCGGTGAAGATGGAAGCGACCCTTACACACGGGGGAAGGTTTGTCCGGTACTGTTTATGTGGGAATCGTAGGATTGTTGTTGAGGTCACTACCAAGTATAGGCCCCCGATCACTTTCCTTCGCAGTGACCCTTATGGCGTCACCTGGTGAGTTtcctgtttgtttgtttgtttgtttgttctgTGGATTCTTGATTTGATTGGGTTTTTGTTTCGTTGGTTTTAGGTCTGTTTTGAATTCGGAGACGGGAGAGCAGGTGGCGATCAAGAGGATCCGGCGTGCTTTTGATAATATACTCTATGCTAAGAGGATGTTGAGGGAAATTAAGCTTTTGCGCTACATGGACCATGAAAATGTCAGTGAGTTGAATTCTCTCTTTGTCTCCATAGATCAAGTTTCTTGGAGTGAAaggatgtttttctttttcttctctttttcttatcCCTATTGCTTTCCTAATTGTGATGTACTGTATTGCATTTACTGAGGGAACTGACACTTGGTCTCAACCTTAAAAATACCTTACACTAGTGATAggtgagatatatatatgttgtatttTGTATAAATTGTAGGGTCCAAAATCTAATTGAATTAAAAGCAACCTGTATTTTCATGGTTTTCTGTAAAGTTGTCAAGTTGATTTGATCTTGATTAGAAAATGAAGTACATCACTTGCAATTGTGGTTATGGGGATGAAATCAATTAATGCCTAGTGgcaaggaaaagagaaagatcCAGATCTTGGTATGCCCAATTCCAGGGGAAAGGCAAAGGCTCAATTCTTGGTTCATAACTTGCTTAGTTGTCGCAGgagaagtttattttttttaatatacccAAATGGAAGGAAAAATCTATAGACctaacaattaaaagaaaaaaaaaagtgtctcAAGAACTGtcttgggatttttttttatttggttgtatTAACGTATTTTGTTAGTAGTAGTTCATTAGATGATGTCATTCTTGCATATTTGTTACTTCTTATTGTAGATTCGTTCTTATAAGTACTTGTTTCTTGTGTGGCTTTTATTGTTTGAACAATAGAAagcaagttgatttggttgtttCAAAGCCAAAATTCTTTCTAGAACCTTGGCAAAACTAAACCGTCTGCAGAAACAAAATGAATAGTGCAACTCAATCATTTAATTAGATAccataaaagataataaaactaACTTGAATAGCCTAACTTGATACACGCGAAAATGACATTTATGCGGAACATTCACTTCACTGCGTAGACTTCAACTTAATTGGTTGTTTTTCAAGATACCCTAGAGATGGAAATTTAGAATATAAGCGCAAATTCAGCATTTGTGAAAGGAGATAAACTGAAGCTTAAACTATGATGCTAAGTCCCTAATAATCTCTTTTGAATGggagatggatttttttttttgtcaggaGCCAAATTGGCAGAAACTTCATATacacaaatatttttccaaCTGGTTTGAGTTGGAACTTTTCACCTAATCTTTTGGATGAAGAATGTTGATTAGACGGAACTTGGGAAAAGTTTTTGGATTTAACATTTGAAGAAAATTGCTCTTGTTTGCACCCTTTGATTAACTTCAATAATGATAATAGTGAGAGTTGCTTGAAGCTAGAACCGTGATGACCTTATAAATGAATTTGAGGGTGCAAACAATTTCATTTTTTGATTAGTTCAGTTGGATTGAGGAGACTGGGCTTCGCATCCTTTTTGTAGTTTGATTATGAGATTTGCACCTGATTTGACATTTTACTTATCTAAAACTCCAAGTTTGAACCTATCCAATTTGATTGTTTGAAAGTGCCTATTTTGgatgttgttttcatttttgttgatttttgcaTTGGATTCTCAAAAGTTCTGAAAATTCAAAAGCTATTGAGTGGTGTTTCTTAACATTATAGTGGTTTTTAtgcttttagaatttttttatacatgtgtgtatatatcatCTAATTCATGTTGTAATTGTAAAACACAGGTTCTAGCAATCAGGGACATCATACCTCCTCCGCAATGGGAACTATTTAATGATGTCTACATTGCCTATGAACTTATGGAGGCTAATCTGCATCAAATAATCCACTCCAACCAACCTTTATCTGAGGAACACATTCAGGTTGGGTTTCATTTTGTGAGTGTTACATATATGggttttttcattatttttttatattttgatattcgACGGTTTTGACCTCCCATTATGTGTTGTGTTTTTTcgttattttctttatattggGGTTTTGGACCTTTCGATGTGTGTTATATGTATCTTTGTTTGATAAACACACTCCCTGTTATCAATTTTCGTTGTATATGTTCATCTCAACTTGCATTGATGATCAAAATCACTACAATAACTACATGCTTATGTTAGAATTTGCCTTTAATTAAATCCTTAATTCTtcatatctctttttttttcacctcATTGACTTCTTTCTTAACTTTGATGTTATAGACATTTTGGGATCAATTCTCAATTGTCAAAT
This window contains:
- the LOC120254912 gene encoding mitogen-activated protein kinase 1-like, which codes for MGETQKEGAEMAAPVKMEATLTHGGRFVRYCLCGNRRIVVEVTTKYRPPITFLRSDPYGVTWSVLNSETGEQVAIKRIRRAFDNILYAKRMLREIKLLRYMDHENVLAIRDIIPPPQWELFNDVYIAYELMEANLHQIIHSNQPLSEEHIQYILYQTLCGLKYIHSASVLHLDLQPSNILLNANCDLKICDFGFEPITSAVIRENFPVTKNYRAPELLLNSSGYTAAMDVWSVGCIFMELMQRKPLFPGKNIVHQMCLLLEVKLFSCLCLPNFIILVLGDACYLIELHRACFSRLCFD